The following proteins come from a genomic window of Ignavibacteriales bacterium:
- a CDS encoding conjugal transfer protein TraR — protein sequence MAKKPVKKIIKKTAAKSKTTKKVVSKPKKISKPKSLKPKLKTTAKKNVKVVKISKSRKHVEVISPTKKVKKIQGYSKKELDEFKKIILDKRNEIIEQLQALKDQMMDTSTGQYVNENSPYSLHMAEQGTDAMEREKLYLWAQRENKFLGYLDDALQRIDNGTYGICIECIDEPQHLCPTCPLVPKDRLAAVPHTQHCLQVKQNMK from the coding sequence ATGGCAAAAAAACCTGTAAAAAAAATAATTAAAAAAACTGCTGCTAAAAGCAAGACAACTAAAAAAGTGGTGAGTAAACCAAAAAAAATTAGTAAGCCGAAGAGTTTAAAACCAAAGTTGAAAACAACTGCTAAAAAAAATGTAAAAGTTGTAAAGATTTCAAAATCGCGCAAACATGTAGAAGTTATTTCTCCAACTAAAAAAGTTAAAAAGATTCAAGGTTATTCAAAGAAAGAACTGGATGAGTTCAAGAAAATCATTCTTGATAAGCGAAATGAAATTATAGAACAACTCCAAGCATTAAAAGATCAGATGATGGATACGTCGACGGGTCAGTATGTAAATGAAAATTCTCCTTATTCATTGCATATGGCTGAGCAGGGAACCGACGCTATGGAGCGAGAAAAACTTTATTTATGGGCTCAGCGTGAGAATAAATTTCTCGGCTATCTCGATGACGCACTTCAGAGAATTGATAACGGAACTTACGGCATTTGTATAGAATGTATTGATGAACCGCAGCATTTATGCCCGACATGCCCATTGGTTCCTAAAGACCGTCTTGCTGCAGTTCCTCATACTCAGCACTGTCTTCAAGTAAAACAAAACATGAAATAA